A genomic segment from Vicugna pacos chromosome 17, VicPac4, whole genome shotgun sequence encodes:
- the LOC107035150 gene encoding LOW QUALITY PROTEIN: uncharacterized protein ARIH2OS (The sequence of the model RefSeq protein was modified relative to this genomic sequence to represent the inferred CDS: deleted 2 bases in 2 codons; substituted 1 base at 1 genomic stop codon) has translation MSRLKRRDILEHTESTRCETLHRRALTNRASGIARTPNDDSSGEARRFPGAPGTEGPDAPAVNKAATRAPHLPGAAAPRPLSPGVPDRVWPGRKNRTQARWRRRRRANAGQARAASSGGAVSTAPEVLRAVASLPAWGRPAVAGVAAGAGYVFLTDSFTSLFVLGVRHGEDILTFVEXIKTVVSQPLSCRRRAGSSDHRGGRRISAYVPRPLTDGP, from the exons ATGTCCCGTCTGAAGCGACGGGATATCCTAGAGCACACGGAGTCCACGCGCTGCGAGACCCTTCACCGGCGGGCGTTAACTAACCGCGCAAGCGGCATTGCGAGAACTCCCAATGATGACTCGAGTGGGGAGGCGCGGCGTTTCCCCGGGGCTCCGGGCACGGAGGGCCCAGATGCGCCAGC GGTAAACAAGGCCGCGACTCGCGCACCGCACTTACCGGGAGCCGCGGCCCCGCGGCCGCTGAGCCCAGGCGTGCCGGACCGAGTCTGGCCAGGCCGGAAGAACCGGACACAGGCACGGTGGCGACGGAGGCGGCGGGCCAACGCCGGT CAGGCCCGCGCTGCTTCCTCCGGCGGAGCCGTCTCCACAGCTCCGGAAGTGCTCAGAGCGGTTGCGTCACTTCCGGCCTGGGGTCGACCCGCGGTCGCCGGGGTCGCGGCAGGCGCTGGGTA CGTTTTTCTGACAGACTCCTTCACGTCACTGTTTGTGCTCGGTGTCCGGCACGGAGAAGACATCCTGACATTCGTGGAGTGAATAAAA ACTGTTGTTTCCCAGCCTCTATCTTGTCGAAGGAGAGCTGGGTCTTCGGATCATCGCGGCGGGCGGAGAATTTCTGCCTACGTTCCGAGGCCATTGACAGATGGCCCCTAA